One window of Entelurus aequoreus isolate RoL-2023_Sb linkage group LG06, RoL_Eaeq_v1.1, whole genome shotgun sequence genomic DNA carries:
- the kdm8 gene encoding lysine-specific demethylase 8, with product MAATWSKISTLLPADEDHFSLHFDDKVEASVLDVLRRCRRQLYTDTGSAARLLNAQIILDVSWEKLNTGTWRDVDKEWRRVYSYGCLFKVCALCGEQPAEEDLLQAVRTCDMGLLMGAAIMDDRLQALVQVLQKEVSKDTKNESEREHPEVKRIKLACPNVPLIRKDLAIPRVKCPSLESFKNNYLLPLKAVVLEGTIEHWPALNEHPWSVDYLRSVAGCRTVPVELGSRYTDEEWSQKLMTLSEFIDRYVSKMSDTSQEDAATVCGYLAQHQLFEQIPELKDDIRLPDYCCLGDGDEDDVTVNAWFGPAGTVSPLHQDPQQNFLAQVVGRKYIRLYSPEDSDKVYPHPSTLLHNTSQVDVENPDTERFPEFPKAPYQECVLRPGDVLFIPVQHWHYVRSLEQSFSVSFWWS from the exons ATGGCCGCCACCTGGTCCAAGATCTCCACCCTTCTTCCGGCCGACGAGGACCACTTCTCGTTACACTTTGACGACAAGGTGGAGGCGAGCGTCCTGGACGTGCTGAGGCGGTGCAGGCGGCAACTCTACACAGACACAGGGTCCGCCGCTCGCCTTCTCAACGCTCAGATCATCCTGGACGTCTCCTGGGAGAAGCTGAACACGGGGACGTGGCGCGACGTGGACAAGGAGTGGAGACGGGTCTACTCGTACGGTTGCCTCTTTAAGGTGTGTGCCTTGTGCGGAGAGCAGCCCGCAGAGGAGGACCTCCTGCAGGCCGTTCGCACCTGTGACATGGGTCTGCTAATGGGTGCGGCGATCATGGATGATAGACTGCAGGCTCTGGTCCAAGTACTGCAAAAGGAAGTCAGCAAAGACACCAAAAATGAGAGTGAAAGAGAACATCCTGAGGTCAAG AGAATTAAGTTGGCATGTCCAAATGTTCCGCTGATCCGGAAAGATTTGGCAATACCCAGAGTGAAATGTCCGTCTCTGGAGAGCTTCAAGAACAATTACCTGCTTCCACTAAAAGCGGTGGTCTTAGAGGGGACCATTGAACACTGGCCGGCTCTCAATGAGCACCCCTGGAG TGTAGACTACTTGAGGTCTGTGGCGGGGTGCCGGACTGTCCCCGTGGAGCTGGGCTCCAGGTACACGGACGAGGAGTGGTCCCAAAAGCTGATGACGCTCAGTGAATTCATCGATAGATATGTTTCCAAAATG AGTGACACCTCACAAGAGGACGCGGCGACCGTCTGCGGCTATCTAGCTCAGCATCAGCTGTTTGAACAG ATACCAGAATTGAAGGACGATATCCGTCTCCCTGATTACTGCTGCCTGGGTGATGGAGACGAAGATGACGTGACGGTGAATGCGTGGTTTGGGCCTGCGGGCACCGTGTCCCCGCTCCACCAGGACCCTCAGCAGAACTTCCTGGCGCAG GTGGTCGGACGCAAATACATCCGCCTGTACTCCCCGGAGGACTCGGACAAGGTGTACCCGCATCCCTCTACGCTCCTTCACAACACCAGCCAG GTGGACGTGGAGAACCCGGACACGGAGCGCTTCCCGGAGTTCCCCAAGGCTCCGTACCAGGAGTGCGTCCTGCGTCCCGGCGACGTGCTCTTCATCCCCGTCCAGCATTGGCATTACGTGCGCTCCCTGGAGCAGAGCTTCTCCGTCAGCTTTTGGTGGTCCTGA